GAAGACCAACACCATATACACCGAGGAAGGCTACGAAGACTCGGCCTACGACCATGCCGGGCATGTCAGAGACGCCGACTTTCACGAAGGGTACGCCAAAAAGCTCCACGACCAGCGACACAGCAAGGCGAGATCCGGAGCCGACGGCAAGCGCAAACCGAAGAAGGGAAATCTGAGAAGCGAGACTCCCGAGCCGAAACTTCAGGAGTTTGAGGAATTCAACGACGACTACAGCGACGAGCCTCCGCCGAAGGAAAATTCGAAACCTAAAAAATCGtccaggaagaagaagaaaaagaagaagaataagttCCCCGAGGATGAGCTGAGCAGGCCTGATGTCAATCCGAAAATCGTCGCGGAGAATGAGATCGAAAGATTGGAGGACGACCTCGGGAGGGAAAACGAAGAGGCCGAAAAGGGCTCGGAGAAGGATCTGCTTCGAGGAGAGATCGAGAATAATCAGAACCTGAATTCAAACGCACAGATAAGCAAATACGGCGCTGACGAAAATAACGACTCGTCGAATTCACGACCGCAGGAGAGTGTTTACAACCTGCAGGGAGACATCACCACGGTTACCTACGAGAGTCTTAACAGTCCGCAGCCAATTATCACTGAGGCACCGACAACGGCCAATTACGGTGACGTATTTTGGAAGTACTATAGTACATCGGCGACTCCCTATAACGCAGATCCGTCGACGACGTTGACGGCCTTTAACAGCCACGGTCCGTATCTTCTGTATTCTGATAACGCGGGTGTCGTTCTGCCGATTCAGGATACCGTTCCAATCCAAAATGGCCACCAGCCGGTAAATCCAAACGCGATTCCGAAACAGGAATACGGTATCGTGAACGATCAAATCGCGAACCCCCGGAGCGGTGAAGATTATCTGAGTTTCGTTAATTTCGGTGATCCTGCAACTTGGGGATATAGTGCTATGAACGTTCCTGTAAAGTCCGTGGTACAAACGACACCATCGCACTACGATGATATTTCTTTATACAGCACACCGACTTACTCGTTGATTACGAACTCGCGGAAACCATATGATTATGGGAAATATAGCCTGCCGACGGATTCGTCTGCTTGGGAAAAAATGTATCTCGAGTCAGCAAAGAAAGCGGCTGAAAGGCACCAGAATTATGATCCCGCAAGCTCCACTGCGTCTCACAGCAGTTCGGCAACGAAACATCATGATCAGGCGATCGGTAGGGCAGATTTGACTGAAAACAATCCATTGGCATCAGCGTCTGACAACGGGAAGGGAACTTCTGTCCGGGTATACAGTCCAGACTCGAAGTATGCGAAAATGTTGAACTTTGTAACCAGCCAACAAAATAGGAAGTACAATGGGAAAAAAAGTGAGAGTGCCAACGTGGAGGATTTCACTATCATGAAGCCGCCGGCTGTAAGCACGTCTGTATATTCCGATTTCACACTGAATTTATATCCCAATGTCGCAGGCTATTCGACCATAACGCAGGAAAGCGAAGCGGCGAAAGAAGgtaatgggaaaaaattcaacgctAACAAGAACAATGTAAAACACAACGGCTTAGTCCAGTTTATAGGCTTAGAATCACCGGCATTTCATAGCGGTGCCCCACCCGGTGTTGATAGAAAGAGATTATTTCCCGCCTCTAAACTCCTGCCACCTCCGCCAAATGGCAGAGATAATTACGCCGAGCAAATTGGATATTACAAGCCTGCCAATCATGCCGATCCTCTCTACGTTCCGCGTAATCGCAGATCTTCGCGACATCCGCGAAGCGTTGACGAAACAGCATTGAGTGAGGAGAAGATCGCCGATTTTGTTATTGCGCACGAGATAAGTAAGCGATTCAATTTTACTGTCGAGAATGATAAAGGGTCAACGGAGCACCGTGATATCGAAGGTGCGCGGAAGGCGACAATGAGACGGAAAAGGAATCTGGTACGTGAAAATAGCCAGACTGTAACGGAAGATTCCCTTACGCTAGCGGAAGAGCTTTTTCTGAGTGAAAGTAAAGAGCGCGACGGACTTCTGAGGAACGATAGATCGCGAAATGGGAGCGATCATGAAGATCTGCTCAACGCGTCTCATAAAATAGCTAGCGATGTTATCGACGAAGAAATCGAAGCTAGATTCGAAGACGAAGATCACGATGCGGTGAAAGAGGGTGAGGTGAGGGAGGAAGAACCAGAGTACGAAGATGAAGACGAAAATGAGGATGAAAAAGCCCGACGTGAAGAGCTGGTTGAAATCGATGATCCGGATCTAGACTACCTGGACGAAATTGAGGACGTTAACGAGATCGTGAATTATCCCACAACCACTGTTGCTAGTATCGATCATCAGAAATATCccttttacaaaaattctaaAGTGTCGAGTTTGTCTCCCTTACAGTATATCATAAACCCCGAAGAGATTCCGAGAAAAACGTTTGGAGGAATGGAATTCTATGACTCCAGAGATAGGTACGTAGAGTGCGAGGGAGTCGATCCGAGTCTGGACGAAGTTCTCCCCGAAGAGGAGGAACCCGTACCGAATAGGGGCccaaaagaaaatttacccCGCCTGAGAGGCCTGGGAGATAAATTAGACTGCTACAAAGCGAAATATTTTGGACAAAACCCTTTCGACAGCCCTTTATTTTACGAGAAGCAGATCACTCAACCGACTCGACCAACCGAATTGGACCCCGTAAAGTTTGCGGCCAGGATCGCAGAATTGCCGGAACTAGACGAAAAGCACCCTGCACAATCGAGAAAACCGGAAACCATAACGATTAAAAGAATGGACAGTGGCCGGAGGCGAGTGAAGAACCGAAACCAAGCGAAAGCCATAAGCGTGAAATCTTCCGTTCAACCGCGGACCAGAAAACGCAACAACACTAATAACGCTAAATTGATAGAATCATTGAATAAGAAACCGCAGAGAGATCCGAGAAGAAATAGGAACCGTAGACCGGCTCAGATACTTGAGCCAACCGCGATGCAGACGGCCGAAACCAAGTCCGTAACACCGTATGAAACGGAAGTTTACGAGGATGTTATGGGGACGATAAAAAACATGGCAAGCTTGTACGAATTCCTTGGAACGCCAACCGTGCCCACCTCTATGGAGGCGACGATTGTATCACCGAACGCAGGCCACACTCCGGGTGCAACGAGTCcaaagaaagtgaaaacgTCGAATCGCGTTCCAATACCGAACGGGAAAAGAGAGCAGGGTTTTTACCCGATGGGTGTAACGGCAAGCCCCTCCGACGAGAGTATCGTCGGTCTACTTCCGCCTCCTCAGCTCGTCAATAAGCCGAAACTTCGACCCTATAGAACTAACAAGGTTTCGTACAATACTAGAGTCAGAACCGAGAGGCCGGTGAAGGATGATGACCAAAAGATTATCGGATACTTCAGAACCGTCACGGTCCACAAACGGAGCCTGGATAATCGCCGCGGTAGTCCAGGTGACCCAGAGATGAACGCCAGCAAACACATCGTGAAAGTAAGGGGCAAACGAAACGGAAATCCCAGTGCTGTTTTTGCGACAACAGCGAGTCCAAGGCTTAAACGAAAGCGGAAGACCAATCTTGATGCCAGTGCAGCTACAACGACGACTACCACAGAAGAGCCTGTAACTCGAAAGAACAGACCTGCTTACGTTGTCAGGACTAGATCCAGAAATTCAAAGGATGAAACAAGCACCGAAAGACACGGAGAGTTCACCACCGCCCAAAGAAACTCGGCAGTGATCGACGGTAGGAGAAAAGAACCAAGGTACACGGAAATCGTCAGAAAGAGGACTCAAACAGTCGCTTCTACCACGACCACACCAAGCTCGGAACAATTGCCGGAATCTAAGAGCACCGAAGCGCTGACAAATCCTGATATGATCGGAACTCTCTCGGAACAAGTAGCAAAGCCAGGTGAGATTCATGAGAGCGTTCATACAATGCCTAGAAAGAGGAAAACACGAGTTGGAAATGCCGAATCTTCTGACGAGATCTACGAGGCTGGCACGACAGATCTTGAACCGGAACGAATAGAAGAAAATGACGAGAGTCCGGAGAATTATGAGGAAGAAAACGCTACTGTTGAACCGGAGAAAATAGTTAGAAAGTATGATGTTCACGAAGATGTTCAGGAAGAAACGACTCCGAGTGTCATGGACTTCGCAAAACCTACGAGGACTTTCGGGCATGGgaattttgatagtttttttaaaacagaTGGTTCTGGATTCGGCGATGGCTTTAACGTTAAGCCAAAATCGGGACGATCAGAAAGCGAGGTGATGAATACTCGAAATGAGAAATCTAGCGAGGAACAAGTTGACGGGGAGGACGAAGACCACGATGTAGATCCAAAAAATGATTCttacgaagaagaagagtCATCTGATGAAGAGAGTCCTAAATATTCCAGTGATACGAAACAGTATTCCGACTCTTCGGACGAAAGCGCTGATAATTCTGAAAGTGAGGAGAAAAATTCACCGCAAAAGGATTCCGAAATGACTTTTTTCAGATACAACAGTCGCCCGAGTTCACCGTTCGAGAGTTTTGAGGATGAGAAATTTTCCGATTTGGGACCTCGCATCAATAAGCCAGCATTTTACCATCCCTCTTTCGAGGATATAAAGGACGaacgatttttcttcgatGACTCCGATGAAGATGAGAAAGATCAAGCTGACGAGAGTTCCGAGAACGGTAAATTCACGTTTGGAAGGTATCAtgacgaagaggacgacgaAGAGGATGCAGCGGAGGAAGATTACTCGGCGCATAGttcagaaaaatatgaatatccTTGGGAGAAACGGGAAAGATTGGCCGAAGAGAGGCGGAAAGAGCGCGATATGTTGAGGAAAATGATAGGCTACAGTTCGATCCACGACGACGATGAATTCGACGAGGAAGAAAGGAAGGcttcttcttcaaaaaaaaatgaaaaattcacgtaCCCATGGGAGCGCTACGAAGTACCGAGTAAAAACTACAAAAAGAATTTGCGGAGGAACAAAGGACACGACAACGAGGAAGTGGGATCAGAAAATCGCCCAGTTGCTAAATTTAGCAGTAAATACAGTTCCAATCAGTTCAAATTACCATTTTCTAATAGTGCACCTATAACGACCGCCGAGCCTAAGAAAATAAGAGAATCGGTGTTGAAGTTTTTGAAGGAGGCTGATGAAGCATCCTCAGTCGAGCCCACGGTTGCCTTCGAAACTGATATTTCGACCACCGGTAAACCCGCACCCACAGTTAATACTCCAGTTTCCACAACCGAAAAGATGGTGTCGAGTGAACCGGTTCGCTCTGATTTGAAGAACACTAAACGGGTATctgattcgaaaattattcccGAAAATATCACAACGGCACCGAGATTAGTCATTCGTTACAAAGCCACGCCTGTTAGGGACCGGCCTACCCTCAGACCAAGTTTAAAATCTGCCACTGAAGCACCTgcaatgtcaaaaacacaaacgACATCGACatcaacgacgacgacgacaacgacaCGAAGACCATCAAGACTGAAAGGTAGAGCCAATACCGCTAGGCGGACACCTTTCTACAGGGCACAGGAACACCAAATTACTACGAGTACGGTTCTTCCAAGAGCCAGATGGACATCCACTACCACGACCACAACTGAGAAACCTGGAAAATTATTACCCAGAACACCGGGTAGATTTGTCGTACGGAAACGTGTCAACTCCAAGGATGCTCCAAACTTGTCTCAGAGTCAGGAAGTTCCGCAGAAGTCAACAGCATCAACGACTGTCTTGTCCCGCCGAAGAAAACGACCCACTGTCGATACTCGTACACCGACCAGAAGTAACACGGTCGAGAAAATCTCGCATACAACCAAAAGGCCTACATCGACCGTTGTCGAAGATCGTGATACAGAAGATCCGAAACCAACAAGTAGAACCTTTGAGCATCGCTCGCGAGTGTCAAAGGAAGAGATCATCACGAAGACGTCTTTCCCCAATCGGGATACCACCTTTGGAACCCTTACGAACAAGAATACGGACAAAGCAAATAACTTCGAAAATGACAATTTGAAGTCGAAGAAGGCTCATACGAGTGTGCCAGATCGTACAAAAAACTTGTCAGATTCAACGAACTCGGAAGATGATTCTCCAGGAAAGAATGAGAGCGTCGAAACGTTTTCAGAAACCATGGAAGAGACACCGGAACACTTTTACCGGATGAAAGTAACGCTCGACAAGGATGGAAAGAAACGGACATCCATCTCAATCATTCCCAAAGATCCGACCGTCGGGCCGTCGGCACTGGAGGACGAGCTGCACCTGAAGAGAGCCAAAATGGAAGAactgaggagaaaaaagaatcagggatacaaaaaatttgatgaggTGAAAACGCAAAATGCCGAGTCGGACGCCGATATCGATAGTTCACTAAGGGACGATGTAAGTTATCTTAGCAGTCGTGAGGTCACCCGATTGACCGAGCATGTCtaccgaaaaatatttacctcTACCTCATGGATTGCAGACAACAACATTCACTAAAAgtgtaattatcatttttgatAGTTTCTAAATAGAAATGAGAAACATCTGAAATTTATCCTGGTTACTCTGCAATCGCTCTCACCCTGAATGTCTTGACAAATAACTAAGTCCATTTGCCATGTAAAAACATTGTCAAAACTACCGACACGTATGGTGCAATAACTGCTTTATTTTTCAGAGCTTCGTCATGGGCCAACTGCTTCTAAAAATGCCTCCGCAGTTGGGTGAAATAAAGGAAACAGACAACAGAAGGAAAGAGTATACAAACATTGAGGAAACTCCGGGCACAGTGTACGAAGACAGTTCAACTGAAAAGGAAAGGATGAAACAGAATAGAGAAGATGACAAAGACGAGGAGGATGTGAAACCTTTGACGGTGAACTATATAAGGGACCCAAGCCAGCggcattattattacatcgaggataaaaaatgattgtagtTATGTATCAGAGCTTGTGTTATTTTAAACAAATCGTTAAAGTCCGTGCCTGACACGATTTTTACAGCGTGACGGGGccgtaaaatttcaccattcGCAGATGTCGGAAAAAAATACGCAATTAATTACTACAGCAGCGGTAGCAAGTATAAAGTACTATGTCGGTGTCGTTGCaccttgaataatttaaattcgaGTCATTTAAGACTTTGTCAATCGTTATGCTAATCAAACTATAATACGGCTGTTATTGCGACTACGTTATGCATTTCGTGATACCTGTTTTGCACGGTTAAGCAATTGATATACCAATTATTCAATATCTCTAAAATATTCCGCGGTCAAACAATATGGTTCTAAATCCTGCTCTTGAGGAGATAAAAAATACCGTAAAAAGTGCTATAATGATCATATACACGCAGGTATGGGTTAATAGTTCTTACCCACCGCTGACTACCGCTGATCTAATCGTCATGCAACATATACTGGGTTCGAGTTTCACCTGTTTTGTACACCATTCCACTCGTTACCGTTATacgtttatttataatattgtacataGAGAATTCTGttttgttataattaataaaatacgTTACATAAATATCATTCTCATAGTCATTTTCGAATTCAGCGTAACTGTTACGTAAGCCGTCGGTTCGTTGGTCTTCTATAAACCGAATCACAGACCGGAAATACTTTTGCGATTTCATTGAAACGAGTAGGTTGCCACTGCACGTAGTGTAGAATACTGTTAATCAATTACCCGAAACGTTATGACGTTCAATGAATCGGACGAACTCAAAAGTCATGTTTCCCAGGAAGTATGAATATTTGTTCAACTATTTCGTTCATTTGTCtaataacatgaaaaaaatctacaaaattCTTACAGATCCAGAGATGCAAAGCACTCGTTCAGTTTGGCTCCCTCGCACAGTCAGGAACATGGGAACATCTGGATCATTGATAATACTTTTCGTACTCTTCCCTGTTTAGTGCCGCAATTCAAGCAtccaagtaaaaaaaaaatattacgccCCTGGTATCCTTCGAAATATTTACCATCAAGCAGTCGTATCTACCGATCTTCGAAGCTCCTGCGAACCTGAAAATACAGTCATAGCTCTGAGCCAACAGCGCGTGATTACTGCAATGAGATGTAATTACAGGAGGTATTAATTCTTGCAGCAATGATGCAATTAGGTGACAGTCGTGACCAGCAGAAGGACTTGAATCACTGGACGTGGTAAGGCTTTTgtatgttgcaaaaatttgtcCCCGTGCAATGTCCACGGTTGCCGGTTTTCGTGCACATTGTTGGCGAGAAATTTTGCGCAAATTATGCAACGCAAgcttgaagaatttttattaaatttcttcaGTATTAAAATTGCATGCAAATTCCTGACTGGTACTGAGCGAGACAATGTCAACTTGTATATAATTACGATTTAAATATGCAATAATTAAACGGCAGCTTACATCGTTCTCTCTGTCAGCGCTTTGAATCGATCTCAGTTTTGCCTGACATCCCTGACCTGGTTCTTGACACTCGagaaaatcattaatctaGTGCCAATATTTTTGATACGAGGTCGAAGCAAACTTTCGTCGGATATCCTGTCAAGGCGGAAGTTCCTGGTCCAGAAGACGCAGGTTACCAAAACGAGGGTCGAGTATGATATGAAACAACCGCAGGCAAATAATTTCGTGTGAAAACAGAGGTCAGAAATATCCGTGACTTCCCTTCATTGCCACTTACCTACTGACATATAAATTCTCATTAGCACATTCTAACCGCAAGTGAACAAAAGGATCGATATTGCTATTATCTTATTCAACCATCGGATAAAAATATGTCATTCTTATCATGTGCGATCAGACGCCCAAAGGTGAACCCAAGAGCCTTTCGTTCCTAAAAGAATCCAACGAACAGTGAAAACACTGGAACTTGCACCTTATTGGCCTACATAGAGTGCAATGAGTTAGAGTCGACAGGTTTCATATAAAACTGATTGGTTCTTTGAATTTCTTAAGTCAGTTAATTATCAACTAAGCCATATCGAGCGTCGAACGTACAAGCCAACGCGTATACTCAGGTACAGCAAACACGATCCAGCGAGTCCTTGATATACACAGATGGCTATAGTGGTAACAGAAATCGAGTGTTAGACTTGT
The Neodiprion fabricii isolate iyNeoFabr1 chromosome 1, iyNeoFabr1.1, whole genome shotgun sequence DNA segment above includes these coding regions:
- the LOC124187896 gene encoding uncharacterized protein LOC124187896, producing the protein MIQKVVWCLFFLSVLSVNHCSPSSRDARSLTTEGKAESDEPSVHPDLEPSASESSSEDVALEDSEDDPAGPPDHVIPYSEHEDPAEVPTRPKYVAPGAWAKPDPKKNIPLDFVPTKSLAQVRGTHTVKVLPQSAAIEEAETAEERENAPRLRQVVSNKKTNTIYTEEGYEDSAYDHAGHVRDADFHEGYAKKLHDQRHSKARSGADGKRKPKKGNLRSETPEPKLQEFEEFNDDYSDEPPPKENSKPKKSSRKKKKKKKNKFPEDELSRPDVNPKIVAENEIERLEDDLGRENEEAEKGSEKDLLRGEIENNQNLNSNAQISKYGADENNDSSNSRPQESVYNLQGDITTVTYESLNSPQPIITEAPTTANYGDVFWKYYSTSATPYNADPSTTLTAFNSHGPYLLYSDNAGVVLPIQDTVPIQNGHQPVNPNAIPKQEYGIVNDQIANPRSGEDYLSFVNFGDPATWGYSAMNVPVKSVVQTTPSHYDDISLYSTPTYSLITNSRKPYDYGKYSLPTDSSAWEKMYLESAKKAAERHQNYDPASSTASHSSSATKHHDQAIGRADLTENNPLASASDNGKGTSVRVYSPDSKYAKMLNFVTSQQNRKYNGKKSESANVEDFTIMKPPAVSTSVYSDFTLNLYPNVAGYSTITQESEAAKEGNGKKFNANKNNVKHNGLVQFIGLESPAFHSGAPPGVDRKRLFPASKLLPPPPNGRDNYAEQIGYYKPANHADPLYVPRNRRSSRHPRSVDETALSEEKIADFVIAHEISKRFNFTVENDKGSTEHRDIEGARKATMRRKRNLVRENSQTVTEDSLTLAEELFLSESKERDGLLRNDRSRNGSDHEDLLNASHKIASDVIDEEIEARFEDEDHDAVKEGEVREEEPEYEDEDENEDEKARREELVEIDDPDLDYLDEIEDVNEIVNYPTTTVASIDHQKYPFYKNSKVSSLSPLQYIINPEEIPRKTFGGMEFYDSRDRYVECEGVDPSLDEVLPEEEEPVPNRGPKENLPRLRGLGDKLDCYKAKYFGQNPFDSPLFYEKQITQPTRPTELDPVKFAARIAELPELDEKHPAQSRKPETITIKRMDSGRRRVKNRNQAKAISVKSSVQPRTRKRNNTNNAKLIESLNKKPQRDPRRNRNRRPAQILEPTAMQTAETKSVTPYETEVYEDVMGTIKNMASLYEFLGTPTVPTSMEATIVSPNAGHTPGATSPKKVKTSNRVPIPNGKREQGFYPMGVTASPSDESIVGLLPPPQLVNKPKLRPYRTNKVSYNTRVRTERPVKDDDQKIIGYFRTVTVHKRSLDNRRGSPGDPEMNASKHIVKVRGKRNGNPSAVFATTASPRLKRKRKTNLDASAATTTTTTEEPVTRKNRPAYVVRTRSRNSKDETSTERHGEFTTAQRNSAVIDGRRKEPRYTEIVRKRTQTVASTTTTPSSEQLPESKSTEALTNPDMIGTLSEQVAKPGEIHESVHTMPRKRKTRVGNAESSDEIYEAGTTDLEPERIEENDESPENYEEENATVEPEKIVRKYDVHEDVQEETTPSVMDFAKPTRTFGHGNFDSFFKTDGSGFGDGFNVKPKSGRSESEVMNTRNEKSSEEQVDGEDEDHDVDPKNDSYEEEESSDEESPKYSSDTKQYSDSSDESADNSESEEKNSPQKDSEMTFFRYNSRPSSPFESFEDEKFSDLGPRINKPAFYHPSFEDIKDERFFFDDSDEDEKDQADESSENGKFTFGRYHDEEDDEEDAAEEDYSAHSSEKYEYPWEKRERLAEERRKERDMLRKMIGYSSIHDDDEFDEEERKASSSKKNEKFTYPWERYEVPSKNYKKNLRRNKGHDNEEVGSENRPVAKFSSKYSSNQFKLPFSNSAPITTAEPKKIRESVLKFLKEADEASSVEPTVAFETDISTTGKPAPTVNTPVSTTEKMVSSEPVRSDLKNTKRVSDSKIIPENITTAPRLVIRYKATPVRDRPTLRPSLKSATEAPAMSKTQTTSTSTTTTTTTRRPSRLKGRANTARRTPFYRAQEHQITTSTVLPRARWTSTTTTTTEKPGKLLPRTPGRFVVRKRVNSKDAPNLSQSQEVPQKSTASTTVLSRRRKRPTVDTRTPTRSNTVEKISHTTKRPTSTVVEDRDTEDPKPTSRTFEHRSRVSKEEIITKTSFPNRDTTFGTLTNKNTDKANNFENDNLKSKKAHTSVPDRTKNLSDSTNSEDDSPGKNESVETFSETMEETPEHFYRMKVTLDKDGKKRTSISIIPKDPTVGPSALEDELHLKRAKMEELRRKKNQGYKKFDEVKTQNAESDADIDSSLRDDSFVMGQLLLKMPPQLGEIKETDNRRKEYTNIEETPGTVYEDSSTEKERMKQNREDDKDEEDVKPLTVNYIRDPSQRHYYYIEDKK